One genomic region from Buteo buteo chromosome 12, bButBut1.hap1.1, whole genome shotgun sequence encodes:
- the TIA1 gene encoding cytotoxic granule associated RNA binding protein TIA1 isoform X3, whose translation MATGKSKGYGFVSFFNKWDAENAIQQMGGQWLGGRQIRTNWATRKPPAPKSTYESNAKQLSYDDVVNQSSPSNCTVYCGGVTSGLTEQLMRQTFSPFGQIMEIRVFPDKGYSFVRFNSHESAAHAIVSVNGTTIEGHVVKCYWGKETPDMISPVQQNQIGYPPAYGQWGQWYGNAQIGQYVPNGWQVPAYGMYGQAWNQQGFNQTQSSAAWMGANYGVQPPQGQNGSVITNQTGYRVAGFETP comes from the exons ATGGCGACGGGAAAATCTAAAGGATACGGCTTCGTTTCCTTCTTCAATAAATGG GATGCAGAGAACGCGATTCAGCAGATGGGCGGTCAGTGGCTCGGTGGAAGGCAAATCAGAACGAACTGGGCGACAAGAAAACCTCCGGCTCCAAAGAGTACATACGAAT CAAACGCCAAACAACTGTCTTACGACGACGTGGTCAATCAGTCCAGCCCGAGCAACTGCACCGTGTACTGCGGAGGTGTTACTTCGGGACTGACAG AACAGCTAATGCGCCAGACCTTTTCTCCCTTTGGGCAGATCATGGAAATTCGCGTCTTCCCGGATAAAGGCTACTCCTTCGTACG GTTTAATTCTCACGAGAGCGCGGCGCATGCCATCGTTTCCGTCAACGGAACGACTATAGAAGGACACGTAGTGAAGTGCTACTGGGGCAAGGAGACGCCAGACATGATCAGTCCGGTCCAGCAG AACCAGATCGGCTACCCGCCGGCGTACGGGCAGTGGGGCCAGTGGTACGGCAACGCCCAGATCGGCCAATACGTGCCCAACGGCTGGCAGGTCCCCGCCTACGGGATGTACGGGCAAGCGTGGAATCAGCAGGGCTTTAA TCAGACGCAGTCTTCGGCGGCGTGGATGGGCGCCAACTACGGTGTGCAGCCGCCGCAGGGGCAGAACGGGAGCGTGATAACCAACCAAACGGGATACCGCGTGGCGGGCTTCGAAACGCCCTGA